A region from the Kineothrix sp. IPX-CK genome encodes:
- a CDS encoding response regulator transcription factor, with the protein MYNILIVDDEQLMRSYLANNITAICPSYQITGIACDGIEAMDLLKHRHFDLVITDIRMPAMDGLSLCKFIYETAPETKIVIISGYNDFEYARTAIKYQVTEYLLKPLNDDNLYDVLMNVKESLDGNQKNLMPISSGQDKEMTSLDVFSAFLLSIIEGNTNQVYTLYEAIEDRSLNFMKQYACLVLFTIDELNLMLLHENNYDLTTHHLKLYKICQSFCIENNIVSVYDNHSCVLLFFSEDTLSALQESITKICCDLQDEFASNKLPKITIACGKYFSDIMDAPLSAMSAYDTLALTLKNFSNPIFYESYLEEEGFINQLNQISSKIYEDYLKNDTEHLYFSIQSFCNLFKKPITLSTMLRSGSYLIRYICSRSNIKAHYINGAYKELTMHVEQLMPHSEYRKDDIFNALCHTVSRLNSPNNRRMLSETNQIVNLATNYILKHYDEPLSLSLIADEIGVNSCYLSDLIHKNLGQSYSKYLLKIRMEQAVQMMRQNPGDKVYSIAEKVGFVSTKHFISVFKRYYGLTPTAYMEQSLTRSFPFHT; encoded by the coding sequence TTGTATAATATTCTGATTGTAGATGATGAGCAATTGATGCGTTCTTATCTTGCTAACAATATAACGGCCATCTGTCCTTCTTATCAGATAACAGGAATTGCCTGCGACGGCATTGAAGCTATGGATCTTTTAAAACACCGTCACTTTGATTTGGTCATCACGGATATCCGTATGCCGGCCATGGACGGATTAAGCTTGTGCAAATTTATCTATGAAACCGCACCTGAAACAAAAATAGTAATTATATCCGGCTATAATGATTTCGAATATGCGCGTACCGCCATTAAATACCAGGTAACAGAATATCTTTTAAAGCCGCTTAATGACGATAACCTTTATGACGTATTGATGAATGTCAAAGAATCCCTTGACGGCAATCAGAAAAACTTGATGCCGATATCCTCCGGACAAGATAAAGAAATGACATCTTTAGATGTTTTTTCTGCGTTTCTTTTGAGCATCATTGAAGGAAATACCAATCAAGTATATACGCTTTATGAAGCAATAGAAGACAGATCGCTTAATTTTATGAAGCAGTATGCTTGTCTTGTCTTATTTACAATTGATGAATTAAACCTCATGCTTCTTCACGAAAACAATTATGATCTGACCACCCATCATCTGAAGTTATACAAAATCTGTCAGTCATTTTGTATTGAAAATAATATTGTATCCGTCTATGACAATCACTCCTGCGTTCTGCTTTTTTTTAGCGAAGATACACTTTCGGCATTACAAGAGAGCATTACAAAAATCTGTTGTGATTTACAGGACGAATTCGCTTCCAACAAGCTTCCCAAAATTACAATTGCGTGCGGAAAATACTTTTCGGATATTATGGACGCCCCACTCTCTGCGATGAGTGCTTATGACACGCTGGCGCTTACATTAAAGAATTTTTCCAATCCTATCTTTTATGAGAGTTATTTGGAAGAAGAAGGCTTTATTAATCAGCTCAATCAGATTTCTTCAAAAATATATGAAGATTATCTTAAAAATGACACAGAGCATTTATACTTCAGTATACAGAGCTTCTGCAACTTGTTTAAAAAGCCGATAACACTCTCTACAATGCTGCGGAGTGGTTCTTATCTTATTCGCTATATATGCAGCCGTTCTAATATCAAAGCTCATTATATCAATGGGGCTTATAAAGAACTGACAATGCATGTAGAACAGCTCATGCCGCATTCAGAATATCGAAAAGATGATATCTTCAACGCTTTATGCCATACCGTATCCCGGTTGAATTCTCCTAATAACAGAAGAATGCTGTCCGAAACTAACCAGATTGTAAATCTTGCAACAAATTATATCTTAAAACATTATGACGAACCGCTGAGCCTTTCCCTCATTGCAGATGAAATCGGTGTGAACAGTTGTTATCTAAGTGACTTGATTCATAAAAACCTTGGACAGTCTTATTCTAAGTATTTGTTAAAAATACGCATGGAACAAGCTGTACAAATGATGCGGCAAAATCCCGGCGATAAGGTATATTCCATTGCAGAAAAGGTGGGATTTGTCAGTACAAAGCACTTCATTTCTGTATTCAAGAGATATTATGGACTGACCCCGACTGCTTATATGGAACAATCTCTTACTCGGTCATTCCCATTTCATACATGA
- the adhE gene encoding bifunctional acetaldehyde-CoA/alcohol dehydrogenase: MSNKLQQPTPKEHVDQLVKNAIGALNDFLSLDQETVDNIVHEMALAGLAKQQVLAKMAIEETGKGIYEDKITKNIFATEYVWHSIKYQKTVGIIEDNEEEDYMIVAEPVGIVAGVTPVTNPTSTTMFKCLTCIKTRNPIIFGFHPSSQQCSKEAAKTLYEAAVKAGAPKNCIQWIEYPSIDATRELMNHPDISMILATGGSGMVKQAYSCGKPALGVGPGNVPCFIEKTANLKRAVNDLILSKSFDHGMICASEQAVIIEAPVYDEVVDLMKKDGCYFATKEEIKLLEPVVINKATGAVNPDIVGKSPFDIAALAGISIPVNAKILCTELDGVGPQYPLSKEKLSPVLAVLKAQNLEKGLQLCEKMIALGGLGHSSVIHSNNDDVIKTFSSRMRTGRILVNSPSTHGAIGDLYNTNMPSLTLGCGSYGGNSTTHNVSAVDLVNYKRVAKRRNNMQWFKVPSKIYFESGSTAYLSKMPDITKAFIVTDPSMTQLGYVSKVLYQLRKRPDYVHSEIFDQVEPDPSLNTILKGVEEMNKFKPDVIIALGGGSAIDAAKGMWLFYEDPTADFKNMSLKFLDIRKRTYKFPALGKKAQFVAIPTTSGTGSEVTSFAVISDKQENKKYPLADYELTPDIAIIDPDFVMTVPKKSTAWTGMDVLTHAIEAYISVIASDYTDALAIHAIDLVFKYLRESYDKGAQSPIAREKMHNASTIAGMAFTNAFLGINHSLAHKLGGEYHIPHGCANAILLPHVIRYNGVDCPTKVTSFPKYESYIVGDKIFELMKKLGRNPKNNAEAVEMLAKEVEDLNKHLEIPNNLKEYGIDEKDFLYKLSGLADLAFGDQCTTANPRLPLVSELEDLYLLAYYGKGNIPEKEK; the protein is encoded by the coding sequence ATGTCTAATAAATTACAGCAACCCACCCCCAAGGAGCATGTCGATCAATTAGTGAAAAACGCAATCGGTGCACTAAATGATTTCTTGTCCCTGGATCAAGAGACAGTTGATAATATAGTTCATGAGATGGCTCTTGCCGGACTCGCAAAGCAACAGGTACTTGCTAAAATGGCAATAGAAGAAACCGGAAAAGGAATCTACGAAGATAAGATTACAAAAAATATTTTTGCAACAGAATATGTATGGCATTCTATCAAATATCAAAAAACAGTTGGTATTATTGAAGATAATGAAGAAGAGGATTACATGATCGTGGCTGAGCCGGTAGGTATCGTTGCCGGTGTTACTCCTGTTACAAACCCCACCTCCACTACCATGTTCAAATGCTTAACTTGTATAAAGACCAGAAACCCGATTATTTTTGGTTTCCACCCCAGTTCCCAGCAATGCTCCAAGGAAGCCGCAAAAACCTTATATGAGGCAGCTGTCAAGGCCGGTGCTCCCAAAAACTGTATACAATGGATCGAATATCCTTCCATCGATGCTACCAGAGAACTAATGAATCATCCCGATATATCTATGATTCTGGCTACCGGAGGATCCGGAATGGTTAAGCAGGCTTATTCCTGCGGAAAGCCCGCCCTTGGTGTAGGTCCTGGCAATGTTCCCTGCTTTATTGAAAAAACCGCCAACTTAAAGCGTGCCGTAAATGATCTGATATTATCTAAATCCTTTGATCACGGCATGATCTGTGCTTCCGAACAGGCGGTAATTATCGAGGCTCCCGTATATGATGAAGTTGTGGATCTGATGAAGAAGGATGGCTGCTACTTCGCCACCAAAGAAGAGATTAAGCTCCTGGAGCCCGTGGTAATCAATAAAGCAACCGGTGCCGTTAATCCTGACATTGTTGGGAAATCACCGTTCGATATTGCAGCGCTGGCCGGAATCAGCATTCCTGTAAACGCCAAGATCTTATGTACGGAGTTAGACGGAGTTGGTCCGCAGTACCCTTTGTCCAAAGAAAAGCTTTCCCCCGTACTCGCAGTACTTAAAGCTCAGAATCTGGAGAAGGGTCTCCAGCTTTGTGAGAAGATGATCGCACTTGGCGGCCTGGGCCATTCCTCTGTCATCCATTCCAATAATGATGATGTCATTAAGACCTTCTCTTCTCGAATGAGAACCGGCCGTATCCTCGTAAATTCACCTTCCACACATGGTGCGATCGGTGATCTATATAATACAAATATGCCTTCTCTTACCTTAGGCTGCGGCTCTTACGGCGGTAACTCCACTACCCATAACGTATCCGCTGTCGATCTGGTAAACTATAAACGCGTAGCAAAGAGGAGGAATAATATGCAATGGTTTAAGGTACCCAGTAAAATATATTTTGAGTCCGGTTCAACCGCATATTTATCAAAAATGCCTGACATAACAAAGGCATTTATCGTAACTGACCCGTCTATGACCCAATTGGGCTATGTCAGCAAGGTATTATATCAATTAAGAAAGCGTCCCGATTATGTACACAGTGAGATTTTCGACCAGGTTGAGCCTGATCCGAGCCTTAATACTATCTTAAAAGGCGTAGAGGAAATGAATAAGTTCAAGCCCGACGTAATTATTGCACTGGGCGGCGGTTCCGCTATTGATGCAGCTAAGGGCATGTGGTTATTCTATGAAGATCCGACTGCAGATTTCAAGAATATGTCCTTGAAGTTTTTAGATATCCGTAAACGTACCTATAAATTCCCTGCCTTAGGTAAGAAGGCACAATTTGTAGCAATTCCGACTACTTCCGGAACAGGATCGGAGGTCACCTCCTTTGCTGTTATTTCGGATAAACAGGAAAATAAGAAATATCCTCTGGCAGATTATGAGTTGACACCTGATATTGCAATTATAGACCCTGACTTTGTTATGACCGTCCCCAAGAAATCAACCGCCTGGACCGGTATGGATGTACTTACCCATGCAATTGAGGCATATATCTCAGTGATAGCATCCGATTATACCGATGCACTGGCAATTCATGCAATTGATTTAGTATTCAAGTATCTAAGAGAGTCTTATGACAAGGGGGCACAGAGTCCTATCGCACGCGAGAAGATGCATAATGCTTCAACTATTGCCGGTATGGCATTTACCAATGCCTTCCTTGGAATTAACCATTCTCTGGCTCATAAACTGGGCGGCGAGTATCATATTCCTCACGGTTGTGCAAATGCAATTTTATTGCCCCATGTAATACGATACAATGGTGTTGATTGCCCCACTAAGGTTACATCCTTCCCGAAATATGAAAGTTATATCGTAGGTGATAAGATTTTTGAATTGATGAAAAAATTAGGAAGGAATCCGAAAAATAACGCTGAAGCCGTAGAAATGCTGGCAAAAGAAGTGGAAGATCTCAATAAGCATTTGGAAATTCCTAATAACTTAAAA